Proteins encoded together in one Planctomyces sp. SH-PL14 window:
- a CDS encoding PQQ-binding-like beta-propeller repeat protein: MTGARHTGGRRITGIALAACLVGLPATAQWPQFRGPTGQGKAGDVTVPLKWKPDLHIRWKTEIEGLGHSSPVIEGNQIWLTTASTDGKTLGAIGLDRETGKILRTVTMLTPSHVEEIHAKNSYASTTPVLHDGKLYAHFGTYGAAAIDTATGEVLWRNENLAIEHQGGPGSSPVLFRPAGLLIVTCDGADAQYVAALDIRSGREVWRRLRSAPLRDNLITHRAFATPLLIEYQGQHQLISPGADQLHAYDPATGAELWHVRYTGFSTVPCPVFDGEAVYFCTGYFNPQLWAVRPDGKGDVTETHILWKYDTAVPDTPSPILREDQLLMVSDKGLGTVLDPKTGKRRATFRLNGNFAASPIDVGEHLLFCSEEGRVRVVNPEPKPRIVESYEFPGRLMASPAVAGQELYFRTDQALYRVEETASGNTPPASTANKKREGD, from the coding sequence ATGACGGGAGCACGACACACAGGAGGCAGGCGCATCACGGGCATCGCCCTGGCCGCCTGCCTCGTCGGGCTTCCAGCCACTGCCCAGTGGCCGCAGTTCCGGGGCCCGACCGGACAAGGAAAAGCGGGAGACGTCACGGTTCCGCTGAAGTGGAAACCGGATCTCCACATTCGCTGGAAAACGGAGATCGAAGGACTCGGCCACTCCTCACCGGTCATCGAAGGGAACCAGATCTGGCTCACAACGGCGTCCACCGACGGCAAGACGCTGGGAGCCATCGGGCTCGACCGCGAGACGGGAAAGATCCTCCGCACCGTCACAATGCTGACGCCGTCCCACGTCGAGGAGATCCACGCCAAGAACTCCTACGCCTCGACGACCCCGGTCCTCCACGACGGAAAGCTCTACGCCCACTTCGGGACCTACGGAGCCGCCGCGATCGATACGGCGACCGGTGAGGTCCTCTGGCGAAACGAGAACCTGGCCATCGAACACCAGGGGGGGCCCGGCAGCTCGCCGGTCCTGTTCCGCCCGGCGGGCCTCCTGATCGTCACCTGCGACGGCGCGGACGCGCAGTACGTGGCGGCTCTCGACATCCGCAGCGGGCGCGAAGTCTGGCGGCGCCTGCGGTCCGCCCCCCTCCGCGACAACCTGATCACTCACCGCGCGTTCGCCACTCCGCTCCTCATCGAATACCAAGGGCAGCACCAGCTCATCTCCCCCGGCGCGGATCAGCTTCACGCCTATGACCCGGCCACCGGCGCGGAGCTGTGGCACGTCCGCTACACCGGCTTCTCCACCGTCCCCTGTCCCGTGTTCGACGGAGAAGCCGTCTACTTCTGCACGGGGTACTTCAACCCTCAGCTGTGGGCGGTCCGTCCGGACGGTAAGGGGGACGTGACCGAGACGCACATCCTCTGGAAGTACGACACCGCGGTCCCCGACACACCCTCTCCGATCCTGCGGGAGGACCAGTTGCTGATGGTCTCGGACAAGGGGCTGGGAACCGTACTCGATCCCAAGACCGGGAAGCGCCGCGCGACCTTCCGGCTCAATGGCAACTTCGCAGCGTCACCGATCGACGTCGGGGAACACCTCCTCTTCTGCTCGGAGGAGGGTCGGGTGCGGGTCGTGAACCCCGAGCCCAAACCGCGGATCGTCGAGAGCTACGAGTTTCCGGGCCGGCTGATGGCCTCGCCGGCGGTCGCGGGACAGGAGCTCTACTTCCGCACCGATCAGGCGCTCTACCGCGTTGAGGAGACGGCCTCCGGCAACACCCCGCCCGCATCCACCGCCAACAAAAAAAGAGAGGGCGACTAG
- a CDS encoding sensor histidine kinase has product MAAPLFRSRLFRTAFVATSIPAGLTLVAAFLLTDAGLWTVIALASIAAAAALAATALWVRPISLLVDEFREFAAEADTKTRAQGISRPLARLTRPTGDDELHRAVRAVESLGLAACERVDDLERRQKELEQDFTLLEGILGTMQEGVVVVDSRELLRYVNVAGRVAFDVASREAVGRYAWESIRNSALQEIVDTVRQQKIPIRREIEIPRRRRIVAISAVPLPDELGEGVLAVAHDVTELRRLETMRREFVSNVSHELKTPLTSIQAYTETLLDGAIEDAANNRTFLQQILQQTERLQTLILDMLRLARIESEPEAFEIVPVAVAGLVRECLTVHGPIADQAGVTLSAREVEGDLQVLADADGLRTILNNLVRNAIHSTHRGGSVEIVARPTGDVAEIFVQDTGVGISREHLARIFERFYRVDKARTRGAGGTGLGLAIVKHLTEVFHGEVSVESELGRGSRFTVRLPLTSPSLIRA; this is encoded by the coding sequence ATGGCCGCTCCTCTCTTTCGAAGTCGACTCTTCCGCACCGCGTTCGTCGCGACTTCGATTCCGGCTGGGCTGACGCTCGTCGCGGCCTTCCTGTTGACGGACGCCGGCTTGTGGACCGTGATCGCGCTGGCTTCGATCGCCGCCGCCGCCGCCCTTGCCGCCACAGCCCTCTGGGTCCGACCGATCTCTCTGCTGGTCGATGAATTCCGGGAGTTCGCGGCGGAGGCGGACACCAAGACCCGTGCCCAGGGGATCAGCCGCCCGCTGGCCCGACTCACGCGCCCGACGGGGGACGACGAGCTCCACCGGGCGGTGCGGGCGGTAGAGTCGCTTGGGCTGGCGGCCTGCGAACGGGTCGACGATCTGGAGCGCCGCCAGAAGGAGCTCGAGCAGGACTTCACGCTCCTCGAGGGGATCCTGGGGACAATGCAGGAAGGAGTCGTCGTGGTCGACTCCCGCGAGCTTCTGCGGTACGTGAACGTCGCCGGGCGCGTGGCGTTCGACGTCGCCAGCCGCGAGGCAGTGGGCCGTTACGCCTGGGAGTCGATCCGCAACTCCGCGCTGCAGGAGATCGTCGACACTGTCCGGCAGCAGAAGATCCCGATCCGCCGCGAGATCGAGATCCCGCGCCGCCGCCGGATCGTCGCCATTTCCGCCGTGCCGCTTCCGGACGAGCTGGGCGAAGGAGTCCTGGCGGTTGCGCACGACGTCACGGAGCTGAGGAGGCTCGAGACGATGCGCCGCGAGTTCGTCTCCAACGTCTCCCACGAGCTCAAGACGCCGCTCACCTCGATCCAGGCCTACACCGAGACATTGCTCGACGGAGCGATAGAGGACGCGGCCAACAACCGCACCTTCCTCCAGCAGATTCTCCAGCAGACCGAACGCCTCCAGACCCTCATCCTCGACATGCTGCGGCTGGCCAGGATCGAGTCCGAGCCTGAGGCGTTCGAGATCGTCCCGGTCGCCGTGGCGGGGCTTGTCCGCGAGTGCCTGACGGTTCATGGGCCGATCGCGGACCAGGCCGGGGTGACGCTCTCGGCCCGGGAAGTCGAGGGGGACCTGCAGGTGCTGGCGGACGCCGATGGCCTTCGCACGATCCTCAACAATCTCGTCCGTAATGCGATCCACAGCACGCATCGTGGGGGGAGCGTCGAGATTGTGGCGCGGCCGACGGGGGACGTGGCGGAGATCTTCGTTCAGGACACGGGGGTCGGGATTTCCCGCGAGCATCTGGCCCGGATTTTCGAGCGGTTCTACCGGGTCGACAAGGCGCGGACGCGCGGGGCGGGGGGGACCGGGTTGGGGCTCGCGATTGTGAAGCACCTGACCGAAGTGTTTCACGGCGAGGTCTCGGTGGAGAGTGAGCTGGGTCGCGGCAGCCGGTTCACCGTGCGTCTTCCGCTCACGAGTCCGTCGCTGATTCGGGCCTGA